In a single window of the Octopus sinensis linkage group LG1, ASM634580v1, whole genome shotgun sequence genome:
- the LOC118766110 gene encoding zinc finger protein 239-like has protein sequence MEKKLNESCIHNEREPDKGHTGKIYLCDICGKSFKIGRYLIQHKLIHTNSKLYNCDTCGKRFSTNQCLSNHKRIHTGEKPYHCDICGKTFSQNSNLLNHKRIHTGEKPYHCDICGKSFSINSNLLKHVRMHTGEKPYHCDICGKAFSVKCSLLKHKHTHTGEKPFHCDICGKAFSENGNLLNHKRIHTGEKPYHCDICGKSFSENSHLLTHRRIHTGEKPYHCDICGKSFSDGSHLSKHKRIHTGEKPHHCDICGKSFSQNINLLTHRRIHTGEKPYHCDICGKAFSLNCHLSNHKRIHTG, from the exons ATGGAGAAGAAATTGAATGAGAGTTGCATTCATAATGAAAGGGAGCCTGATAAGGGTCATACAGGGAAGATATACCTGTGTGACATCTGTGGGAAGTCTTTTAAGATAGGAAGATATTTAATCCAACATAAATTAATCCACACAAATTCAAAACTCTATAATTGTGATACATGTGGTAAAAGGTTCTCTACAAATCAATGTTTGTCTAaccacaaacgcattcatacaggagaaaaaccatatcattgtgatatttgtggcaaaacattctctcaaaatagCAACTTGTTaaaccacaaacgtattcatacaggggaaaagccatatcactgtgatatttgtggtaaatcattttctataaATAGTAATTTACTGaaacatgtacgtatgcatacaggtgagaaaccatatcattgtgatatctgtggcaaagcaTTCTCTGTAAAATGTAGCTTAttgaaacacaaacatactcatacaggagaaaagccattccactgtgatatttgtggtaaagcaTTTTCTGAAAACGGCAATTTACtgaatcacaaacgtattcacacaggagaaaaaccatatcactgtgatatttgtggtaaatcattctctga GAATAGTCACTTATTGACtcatagacgtattcatacaggtgagaaaccatatcactgtgatatctgtggtaaatcattttctgatggTAGCCATTtatctaaacacaaacgtattcacacaggcgagaaaccacatcactgtgatatctgtggtaaatcattctctcagaatattAATTTACTAACCCATCGACGTATtcacacgggagagaaaccatatcattgtgatatctgtggcaaagcaTTCTCTCTAAATTGCCATTTAtctaatcacaaacgtattcatacaggttaG